ACAATATATGTGTGACTCGATCATACAATGGAACTTATGAGATACAATTTGACACCAAACCAAAGCCGAAAGAATAAaaaacctagtcaaaacaaataTGAATACCAACTCTCatcaagaaatgaacataattttAATTATGAATTTATTTGATATGTTTGCATTATAAGGCATTGCAAGAATATCAAATATTGTTAACAAAGCTTTTCAAGCTAACTTAATGTGAATTTTGGATACGGTGAGAGGtgatatatattggtgttttacaccatatttgttttgataggttatggttcaaaatttgaaccaaatcatttgaaagaaagtggtgttgagttATACTCACATCTCTAGGATTCTTGGTATTGGTATGGTCTCAAAAGTTTGCTTCGGATAGAActatcttgttaaagatgttcataccaccaaaatgagaaagaatctagttTCCGCCTATCTTGTTTTTAACAAGATTGAGATTAAAAATTTTCTTGAACTTGATAATTGCACTACTATAATAGAAATGTTATCAATGAAATGTTTAAACCAAATATTGTATTATTTATATGGTCTCAAAAGTCTTTATGAACTAATTTTCACTCATTTAATTCTAGTATTATAGTGCTTGTGATTGTGTGTGATTgaactagaaaaaaaaaagagtatggTAGCATGGCATTGGTTCTTGATACATGATGGACTATATGTATATTACTTCTGTAGTGGGGGTTACATATATGCAGATTTACTAATAATCCATGTATGGATAATTAGTAAAACATTGAGAAGGTTGTAAGGTCTCTGAAAAGAACCTTAAACCTATAAATATATTATCTAAAAATgtttaccgcaatcctttaaggatattatTGCGATGTTGATTGGATATCCTCTCAAATGAATCCTCTAATGGATGGAGTGATTCCGTCCTCTACTAGATAGAGGAAGAACATACATACTAATCcaatgcgatagtaccgcggctattgcaatagttgagaacCGTTAATTACAACGGTAGAGTCGACATATAAGGTGATAGAAATTAGTTTTTTTATGCTGTGAGAGTAGATTATATATGGCATAAAAAGAGTTATTGTTGATCCTTTGATGAAAGGATTAATAAGAAGGTGCGAATACATCTTATGGGATGATGTTGATGCTCATTGAGAATTGAGTCATTTGTGATGGATActcacctagaaataggttcaaaggaattaacgattcacaaatgatattgACATAGTTGTTCGTGATTGACACCCAACCTATAACTCAAGATTCCAGAAGTAGGTTCAAAAGGTAATCCCTACCTATGAATGGAAATCCCAAAATGTAGGTTCAAATGGGACTAACTAAGTCACTGATAATATGTAGACACAGAATCATGCTTTTGAGAATTCatcccacgcatgatatcctgaagcgagttaaggttgagtttttgtttctaaaattcttaatgatgtctatatctctatttagaTTGGGGTACTTAGCtacaggagtactcttgatagactcaccaatatgaatgtgaaagtgtggccgctttctatgagaatatgggcagttctctagatcattcattaaaccggGATTCAAGCACATGGAcgtaatgtgctggctttagaaTTTACACTAATATATTTTTGTGTGTATTAGACAATCTtcttatctcctagagttcaaagAATTATGTTCACTCTATCGTCAGATTTTAGAGAGCCTAGCACTATGTAAAGattcaaaatcgaaagatacctttaCTTATGCACGTCACTATATAGAGCTTGTCCAATGTTTTAAAAATACaaatgggggattgttggaaatatattttttaaaacaaaattttatttccattatactttttttattaaaattatttttaatagtCATAATTATTTTCATTAAAGAAATTTATTATGTTATTAATTCTTTGACTGCTTTATTTAGGGGAAGTTAATTGGGTCAAGTTTATGGTAATTAAGTGTCATTAATAATAGAAACTCTTGAGTAcaaaatcagaattttggttgGAAAATAAGAAGAGAGTTCATAATTTAGAGAGAAGGAAAACTAGTGTATAATTATCACTTGTTTTCTAGAAATTTGATTTTGAGCAACAAATAGAAGTATACAAGTATCACATATTCTCAAAGTGtaagagtgattgtgaaagagatttaCTCGACTGTTTTATCCTAgggacgacgcgacatggaagaactgttTGCACAATTTTGGACAGAGctacgaaacgtcttaaagagagtgACTTGGTCGTGATCCAGCCATAacattatttgtttggtttttctttgtgattgttttgcaggaggatttcagcaattgttccaacatcACCTCATAAGGAGCGAGCGCAGTATGACCATCCAGATTCTTCAACTACCAACCTAACTACTCGCTCCACATTACAATATGCAGCTAACAAAACCAGAAGTGGAAATTAAATTATTGTCCCTTCTTTTGATgggccttcacaaatatccctaagCCTCTTTACAAATATCCCTGAtggaaaaaatgaatttttttctacaaacctaattattttaattccttatttagcttgatctctttgttcttcttcacttctcATAGCAGAGAACAAAAATCATCGCtcccaccaccatcttctccatctCTCCTCCACCATCACCATCTCGACTGCCTCCACAACAACCAGCACCACCATCTCCGTTACCTCTGCCACCGCTATCAACAGATCTATTACggttattcttttttcttttcttttttaattttcaattttgttaATATGTTCTACTGCTGTTAAATCTAACCTGGGAGATTGAAGGCCGAaaggtgaaattagggttcctaaGATGAAATTAAGATTGGGGTCGAGTTAGATTAGCAAAGAAGATGAAGGATATGTTCGACATTGGATTACAATTGGTGATGGGAAGTGTTGGTGCTATTTTAATGGGGTTTGAATCTGTGTTCGAGATCGAGTTGAACTAGGTACAAAATTGTGATGGGCGTTGCATTGTTTCTGTGAATAAAGAGAAGAAGGAGTTGATTCGTTATGCAATCAATCTGAAAATGGTGGTGAAGTCGAGATGTTGGGATCTGAATAAAGAGAAGAAGGAGTTGATTCGGTATGCAATCGATCTGAAAATGGTGGTGAAGTCGAGATCTGAAAATGGTCTTGAAGCTGTTGTTTTTTATGAAGTTACGGGTGATGATCATTTGTTATCGTTTGTATGTTTTCATGGGATCAATTTTTgatgttgatcccataaatgggatcaattacggttgttgacccaattttttatggatcaactacggttgttgatcctATTTATGGatgaactcctgttgttgacccatttttttatgggatcaattgttgatccaaccaactcctattgttgacaacatTTTTTTGGATTAggataatcatgcttgtagtttaaatcatgtaaatttcttccaatgttgaacttgtggtgcaatggtagcatgactaacTCCATGTCaaatgatgcgtgttcgactcacgcccatttacatggatcaacttctactgttggttctatttttattcggatcaactattgttgttgatacaaaaatatctgaaccagtggtggcggcggactagtggtggtggtggcggcgacgatCTAGTGGTGGTATAatagtggtggtgaaggagtggcggtggaatattagtggtggtggcagttggtaggtggtggttgttgaacggtgatggtggaatggtagttgaatgttggtcgTGATgatgatagtggtggtggtgaaatggtagaggaagaaatttgtcccatttttgaaataaagaaaaatattatgtatgagagtattaaggtaatctaattttaaatggataaggttattaaaaagtaaggatgtataaggatatatttattgggtttcAAAAGTAAGGACATAGAAATGATGTACCCAAACCAAAAGGTAACTGTACTAATTTGACCTCAAACAAAACATCTGAACCATAAACTCCTTGATCGTTTTCCAAATCCAGTATATGCAAAgattaagaagaaaaagatgaggATGGAAATCACTTAAGTATCCATATCCCAAGGTGCATAAACCTCAAATTCATTCTGCACAAGTTTGAACCAAACCCCCTTAGCAAGGGTTGCAGTGGAAACCAAGACTTGTACGTTCCCTTCCCCCAAAAGTTCCTCGACAAGGATGAACTGCAAATCCGTAAGGCAACAAGTTCTTGAGATCATTGCACCTAACACATTCATTTCAATCTGTAAAATCTCACAGCTTACACTAACCTCTTTTAGGAAACGACTTAGGGCGTCATTAGCAAGAGCAGTATCTCGTATTGAGAGTATATCCTCAGCAAATATTGAAAGCTTGTGCTCCCTGCCCCTGTTGTCACCTTCAGAAAATATTGAAAGTATATCCTCAGCAAGTTTCAGGCAATCTCTTGTCATACCTTCATTCTTGTCTCgcatctcatcatcatcatctatcCCACATCTGCTTTGCCCCAGCACTCTTGGTTTCAGATTTGATCACAGAAACCATTAATTAACAGTGAGACTAGTATTCGAAAAGGGAAAACAAAAAGAGTTTCTAATAAATAAACTAAACACGAGAAAAACAGTTTACAGACTCCTGCAAATCTCAAGTAGAATCAATTTAACTAAAATACCAAATTGCATCCCTGGATACACATGAGCAAACAATAAAACTGAACGCTTGACTAACCCTAAAATAATACAATACTCCCTGAATCCCAAAAAGTATAACCCCTAAATTATACTAGTACATGAGAATTTGGTCATGAAGAGTGAAGACTCATTGATTCGAGCATTCAACATGTCAGACTACACTGAAGAATCATTGATTTGTGCTGCTCTCTTCTAAATGTGACAAATAATTACAGAAACCAGAATAACACAATAAAGAAAATTTTACCAATCTCACCATCAACAGTCTGTGGCATTACCTTCTCCTCCATCTGATTGCCAGGTCTTGACTTTCTGGTATATCTGAACACAAGGACCAGGGTGCATCCTTGGAGTAGCGAACACACACTTTTGCTTTGCTTACGAATGgtatgaaaaaaaaatggaacaaaactaGAAAGGTGTTTTGACAACTTAAGGAAGTTCAGTGTATGAGACAAGTAAACTCAAGCACCAATTTTCATACCATTCCGTTGCTTCCAAAACCAAAGAAGCACACGAGGTCACAACCTAAGAAAAAACTACATATCGAGCTGTAAAGTGATTCATGACAAATATTTCACCAGGATGATTCATAAACAAATCATTTAGAAGAAGTCTACGTGCTTTAAAACCACAAaagcaatattattattattattactattattattttttaaagtgATTAATTAAGGCTGGCTACTTCCACTGGATTTCACATAAGTTAACACAAAGCGAAGGGAAATCATTCTAATAAATATAAGTTATATAAGCGAAGGGACATAAGTTAACTCTAATAAATTAACATTTATAACACAGCACAGAACCCACATACAGACTCGTATAGCAAACAAGAAGCTCTCCCCACCACCTTGTCACTCAGCAGCACCTTCTGTGTGTTGTTATTTTTCATTGCTTGCTACTTCCTTCTCTCCAATTGCCATCAAAATTTTCCAACACATACAACAGTGCCCTTTTTACCTTTTCATCCTCAGCGTCcaacttcttttcaagaattgtgCTCGCAATCTTGACCTACAGTAGAGATGGatatgagaaacaaagatataaacaACATGGGAATATAAAACAGCTTCTAAGATTTTACTCATacaagattattatgaggtttCCGTTTCCCAGCTATCTTTAAGGCTTTCCAAAGAGCTGTCTGTATATCTCCATAGCTAGGTCCTCCTAGAGTTGAGCAATCCAAACTCAAATTAGCAACAGAAAATGTAAAAAAAGACAAACCAACATATTGACCTTATATAATTACCTAGTTTCCTTCTCTTCTTGAGCTCCTCCTCCTGGTTCTTTTTATGCATCTCCTCAGCAGCTTTATGTTCCACCCAATCAATTATTTTCCGTACAAGATCTGCCTGAAAAAACAAACAAGAGAAGCTTCTAAAATCGCTCGGCAGATCATAAACCTATAAACCGCAAAGTATTAATCTTACCTTTCCGAAAGAAGAAGCATCCTGGATTCTTAGGTAATCGCAAAACAGTCGAAGTTTCTTTCTGGAACATTTCTCAAACCTCTTCTTGCATTCTGCTCTTTCATTTTCATgctaaaaaaattccaaaataagATTATGGAAACCATAACCATTCACATGAACGAGATTACAAACTAGTAGAAGTATGTTGTATTATGGATCTGAAGAAAAGTGATACCTCAGCCCAAAGCAGCAAATAAGAACTTAGCAATTTGTCCTGTCGAAATAAAGTTGACAGCAAGAGAAAAATTTATTAAGCAAGTCCGCAGACAAGTTGGGGAAATCCTCCAGTTATGAAAAGATAAATACATAGGCTTTTTTTCCAATGATAAAAAGATAAATGCACAATGGATTAGCATATTGGGAtgaaatactttttttttaataagtcaAAATTTGGATTAACTATTGAAATCTAAAATAAGCTACAGCAGGCATTTCAATATTATTGATAAAGTTTGGCCTCCCAATGTTACTTATGCTTTCACCTTGTTGCAAACTGCAACCCCTCTTAGCCAGGTTATACACTGTGAAATTTATCTCCCGGTAAGCATGCTCAAAGGTTACCATTTCATAGCTAGCACACACAGCTAACCATCTATGTTGTATACACCAAGGCAAGTTAGCAGAAGCACAAGCCTGAATAGCACTGTAAGAATCTGACCGCACCTTAATTCTTTGAAAACCAAACTAAATAGCCCACTCCAGGACACACGTGATCGCTAAAAGTTGTGCCATACAATTTGTAGTTTCTCCAAGGCCAAAACTAACAGTCCCTAAGCACTTAGAGGCAGCATTTTTAGACACAACACCAGCTCCTGCCAAGCCTGGATTGTTCAACGATGCTCCATCACAACACAATTTAGGAGGGTACCAGAAGCATTCAGTAGAAATACTAACTTTCCTGGAAGGAAAACACTATGCTAATCGGTTTTGTATTCTATCACTGCCACCAACTATTTTGGATAATGCAGATTCAGCCCTTAAATTCAGAGAAGACAGTTCCGAAATTTCAACAAAAGCACTTGTAACTTTTGCATTTGACATCAGGATATAGAGGATACTatgaccaagaaaaaaaaaaggagtttgGGTTTACCATGTCGACAGCTCCAGATAAGAGGGCATCAAGACACTGATCAGCATCATCTGGTATGGTATTGCTGTCCACATCGTCCTCTATAAAACATGACAACACAAGCCAATCGATTCCATAGTATCAGACAACATGAACTAAAAATTAAAAACTCCTCGCGAACTTTCATCAAAATCTCAtcttttgttttgaaaaaaaatccaaaatttgtCTATAAATCAGATGAGATACCTGCGTTTACGAGTTGATAAATTTCACCATCATATTCAATCGCCATGGATATTTTCTGTCGATTTGATTTTTATTCTAatggaaagaagaagaataaagatttgatttttatttccCAACACTTCcaattagggctgaacatggtttggGTTTTCcactggaaccggaccaaaccaaacacaattaggaagaaaccaaaccgaaccatttactaatagattggttacggtgtagaaagtaaaaaaccgatagtgttggttttggtttggtttgacctctaaaatcgaaccaaaaaccattggaaaaccgattaatttttaaatttagtttctgtcgtcgatttacaagtattagattctacccattgatttagaggataaatagaaactctaaatctaatatttcattatgatactctccctctttctctttctccttctctcagtcgcctcccttctccacccccaactacagctgctgctactcgacttttttcttcccgtcttccttctcgatttttttgtcaataactaaattaagatatattatatatcttcttttgatctctagaattagagtaagctttaactattcttgatattttttttattttttttattttttttgtctgtaaatttgtgtaaaccaatactatcggcaactacgattttttttctgtaaatttgtgtattttttttttttggtttgacataattattggttaaccaaaaaccactgggacaaaccgaaaccaactggaaccatttggaaaccgaaccaatggttaatggattggtttggtttagatttttagaaaccaatagtattggtttcggttttggtttggctagaaaccgaaccaaaaccgaccatgaacaccCCCACTTCCAATGGATTAATGGTTAACTGAAAGGGGTTTTTTAGTCTTTTGATTTATTTTAGTCAAAGTTTTTTCTGACTCAGCGGGGGACCCGACACGTAACCGACAGACTATAGTAGTACTAGATTTTAATTGCGGGTACCATCATCCCGGCACTCACTGGTCCGGTTGGCTTAATTAggaaagggaaaattaggctaaagcCCAACCCATGAATAATCCATAATATGAggtccttaattaaaagaagctTAAATCTAGACCCTAAAATATTAAAAGactttgatacccttatgcatattgtcaagcccataattaaataaaatttaaattcagGCTCATAGTTAAAATAAATTATATTCAGGcccaaaattataaaaataatttatctcaacagttACACGTGtaagcagaagttacacatgcgtatAACATGTGTATcgacaagttacacatgcatatagatGTTTATCTCAACAGTTACACGTCAAAAAAGAAACATATATTCAATTGTTATtgaaataaaaatttcatttacaATTATTTTTCTGTTTATCAGTTACATATGCGCATGCAATGACTACGATAATTTCTCCGAGGTTGAAAACATGAGGGAAAAGGCAAAATGATTGCCATTTTTAGTTAACCAGTCGTCTTGGTGTGCTCCTAATGCTCCAAAGATATACCTGCAACAGTATCAGGAGGGTCGAAAAGGTTATCAGCTGAATAGCCAAATAAAATGCACAAGAATCTATACATAACAATAGCCACCTAAAGGAAAGCATGATGTTCCACAAGAGCTATACATATCAATAGCAATTCAGCTTATCTGCAAGCAAAAATGATTATTCATTTAACAATTCCCTTCTTTCAGAGTGGCCGAGAATAACCTAGGGATGTTTAAACTGGCTCGCATCTCAAAACTGCATAAAAACAAGGAATGCGAGTTTTAATTATCCGTGTATGGAAACACTGACTAGTATTCTATTTGCAACGAAATATGTCTTGTTTAGAAAGGAGGTTACTTATATATATGTAAATTCTGAGCTCTACGTACACAGAAAATTAGTCGAACGCACAAAGGCAGAACACAAACATACATGTGTaattactagttacacatccatagcaTACCAATTCTAGTTTCACATTAGACTAACAAATTCCTAAACACACATTTTCAACTATAAAAAGCAAAGGATCATCACTGCTTACCTTGAAAGTAGCCAACATCCTTATCTATCTAGGCGTAAACTGCTAGAATATCCTGAAATAAGAGATCAGAAAGAAACCATTTACTACTATAAGCTTGGTGATGTTATACACTAGAGGATGATCATGTTGCTCTTACCGGTACCAACACTGATGGAAATACAAAGTTGAATGCCAAGGATGAATATAGCACAAAAAATTCTTGTTTGGTGACGTTAAGACATGAAACTAGTTCCTTCCAGACATCACCCAACATGCATTATAAAATTATAGGTCCCTGAAATAGAATCTTCTAAGTATGGAACTCCCCAGCATGCATGATACACATTTTACCAAAATATACAGAAAACCAAACAATTTACACAGTAATGCATTACCTAAAAACCATAGCTGACACTTTAATCACATAAAATTTTCATCTCATCGCCGACAGTCTCAACTTTCTTCCCCTTGTCAGAATCCGCACCATTTTCATCTCTCAACGTTCTGTAATAAGTAGATCCATAGACTCCTTAAAAAGGATAAAAATGCACAACTGGAAAAATAAACTGTTTTACTAATTTGCAGGAACTAAGTGAATAAATTACAATTAAGATATCAGTTGCAATAAGAacttaaatagatgtgtaatacaACTAgtgtaaccggaagttacacATGACACGACTAGTGTAAcctaaagttacacatgcatatggaatgtGTAATCGGAAGTTACACATTCAGTTGGTATATCCTGGACATAAACTGAGGATCAACAACAACATATGGCATACTTCGgtataataaaaagaatagtaTCATCAAGTATGAGACTCATGCATGATACCCTTAGTTTTACTTACTACCATCAGGAAGCTTCTGAAATTCGGCTCGTACAACACCTCTGATGATAGACTCAACATTCCCTCCCTTTCATATCCCAAAGTATAACTTTTCTGTTTTAATTCCAGCTGTTGAAACCAAAACAGAAGAAACATTATCAAAACATACTGTGAAAAGCTCAAAAAACAGTAACAAGCGAAAAGCAGAAAAAAAGAGGTAATTACTTCCTCCTTGGGTGGGTTTGTAACACTTGACTTCTTCCATTATGTTTACTCGGATAATGTGCATCTCAGATTCTCCAAAATCCACGACAAACACCCACCTGGTTCACTGACCTTCACAGTTAGATGCAACAGCCAAACACTCAACCATGTTCAAGTCATAAATACAACCCCAGTTCAAATCACTGTAATCATTCAATATATTATTCATATATATAAATGCTTAGTAATCTAATATCAAACGGCAAACACACACCACAAAATCTATCAGATTATTAGTAGATAAACACGATAACACAATATAAAGTTCTATGGTTATCGTGACTCAGTTGAATTGTATATACTGGTTTTATGGTGTAGTGAAGTCTGGTGGTGTAGATATGTGGCAAGTTGGAAGAATAGTTGATAATGATGCTGCTATAGCGGAGTTTCAATGGCTGTGTTTTGAAAGAAGTTTGGATGTTTGTCGTTGCAGCTGTGAAGATTGTGATTATGAAGTTATGGTAATTGAGCTTGGTAATAGTGATTGTTGGGGTGAATTGCAGGGAGATGGAATTAGATGAATGAATGTGAGGAAGATGTTGTTGAAGTTAATTGTGGTGGTGCTGTAAGGTGCAAGGGTATGTGTAGATGAATAGTGTTCTACATTAGTGTTTTTGTATGGAGTTGCAGCTCATGGAATTGGTGGAGGAATGTTATCTGAGTGGATGGTGGAGGTTTATGAACTGTTTCGAGAGTGATAGTTGTAACTTGTTGCACTGATGGAGATTAGGTAATGTACAGGGAATGATGTTTATGTTGAGATGATCTGTGTATGGACTAAAGCTGCAATTACAGGTAAAAATTAAATTGCAATTATACTTTAAATTTTAGAATTATGTTGAAGTGAGTATTTATGTATTGATCTTATTGGATAGAATTGAGTTAGTAAAACTAAACATTAGAGAGTTTCCTTGTTGAACTGGTGTTAGAGTTCTTTTTGTACCAAGGGATGTTTTTATTGATTGCC
This genomic stretch from Papaver somniferum cultivar HN1 chromosome 5, ASM357369v1, whole genome shotgun sequence harbors:
- the LOC113277301 gene encoding uncharacterized protein LOC113277301, with protein sequence MRDKNEGMTRDCLKLAEDILSIFSEGDNRGREHKLSIFAEDILSIRDTALANDALSRFLKEFILVEELLGEGNVQVLVSTATLAKGVWFKLVQNEFEVYAPWDMDT
- the LOC113277302 gene encoding uncharacterized protein LOC113277302 — translated: MAIEYDGEIYQLVNAEDDVDSNTIPDDADQCLDALLSGAVDMDKLLSSYLLLWAEHENERAECKKRFEKCSRKKLRLFCDYLRIQDASSFGKADLVRKIIDWVEHKAAEEMHKKNQEEELKKRRKLGGPSYGDIQTALWKALKIAGKRKPHNNLVKIASTILEKKLDAEDEKVKRALLYVLENFDGNWREGSSKQ